One Mycoplasmoides pneumoniae FH genomic region harbors:
- the cysS gene encoding cysteine--tRNA ligase → MNQFEPKFTLIDTVSNQSVVLEQKQINIYLCGPTVYNDLHLGNTRPLIVFDVLQRVLQAAQYKVQFVQNITDIDDKIIKIAQQQEISEAQLCKQQITAYKSLLKKLNILPIKHLQVTDKIDKMPGYIARLVQMGFAYVSPLGNTYFSVSQLPQYGILANRVVETIEDEATDKRNKLDFVLWKQTTAGVKWNSPWGWGRPGWHVECAFLIDYSFKDQLTIHGGGVDLKFPHHENENAMHMALYDKPLTQHWMHIGHLMFENQKMSKSLQNFLLAVDFLTIHDFRILRWLFYQKHYYHPLDLSQSLIEQACSDIKRIQKAVNVCRTWFVYSEQSAIPAPKQFEPVFKALLNNLNFANAITHIWKLVKQINHDVSKQNLSGLKEHLSHLEWALNILGIGFKSIHTKLNVQLIKKWASLRKNGQLDKADEVRQKLIKKGLL, encoded by the coding sequence ATGAACCAATTTGAACCTAAATTTACCCTCATTGACACGGTGAGCAATCAGAGCGTGGTATTAGAACAAAAGCAAATTAACATTTATCTGTGTGGACCGACTGTTTACAATGATTTGCACCTAGGCAATACCCGTCCCTTAATTGTGTTTGATGTGCTACAAAGGGTGTTGCAAGCAGCGCAGTACAAGGTGCAGTTTGTCCAAAACATCACTGATATTGACGACAAGATTATCAAGATCGCGCAGCAACAGGAAATTAGTGAAGCGCAGTTGTGCAAACAGCAAATCACCGCTTACAAAAGCTTGTTGAAAAAGCTCAACATTTTGCCGATTAAACACCTCCAAGTCACCGATAAAATTGACAAAATGCCCGGTTACATTGCCCGGTTAGTCCAAATGGGCTTTGCTTACGTTTCGCCTTTGGGCAACACGTACTTTAGTGTAAGCCAATTACCCCAGTATGGTATTTTAGCCAACCGTGTTGTGGAAACAATTGAGGATGAAGCTACTGACAAACGCAATAAACTGGACTTTGTTTTGTGAAAACAAACGACCGCTGGGGTAAAGTGAAACAGTCCGTGAGGTTGGGGTCGGCCGGGTTGACACGTGGAGTGTGCCTTTTTAATTGATTACAGCTTTAAAGACCAGTTGACAATTCATGGTGGTGGGGTGGATTTGAAGTTTCCCCATCATGAAAACGAAAACGCAATGCATATGGCACTGTATGACAAACCATTAACGCAGCATTGGATGCACATTGGCCACTTAATGTTTGAAAACCAAAAGATGTCCAAGTCACTGCAAAACTTTCTTTTAGCAGTTGACTTTTTGACAATCCATGACTTTCGCATTTTGCGCTGATTGTTCTATCAAAAACACTATTACCACCCGTTGGATTTAAGCCAATCTTTAATAGAGCAAGCTTGCAGTGATATTAAAAGGATCCAAAAGGCAGTCAATGTGTGCCGCACTTGGTTTGTGTATTCTGAACAATCCGCCATTCCCGCGCCCAAACAGTTTGAACCGGTGTTTAAGGCACTTCTCAATAACCTCAACTTTGCTAATGCCATTACCCACATTTGGAAGTTAGTCAAACAAATTAACCATGATGTAAGCAAGCAAAACTTGAGCGGTTTAAAGGAACATTTAAGCCATTTGGAGTGAGCTTTAAACATCTTGGGCATTGGCTTTAAGTCGATCCACACTAAGCTCAATGTACAGTTAATTAAAAAGTGAGCTAGTTTGCGCAAAAATGGTCAGTTAGACAAGGCTGATGAAGTGCGCCAAAAGCTAATTAAAAAAGGTTTGTTATAG
- the ligA gene encoding NAD-dependent DNA ligase LigA, translated as MAKVAQIRAIVEQLKRYDYHYYVLDDPLVSDFEYDQLYKQLQALEQAHPELIQPDSPTQRVGGIVVEAFNKFPHQNPMLSLDNAFDTATIASFIANINNLTGVQNRFVVEPKIDGVSISLTYENGLLTRALTRGDGLVGEDVLSNVKTIKSIPLTIPFHKQVEIRGEIFVDKKTFAQINENLAKPFANARNLAAGTLRNLNSEVSAKRKLKAFFYFVPNALTLGCRSQSAVLAQLKQWNFPVSKAVASFDRPEALIEYLDQFDQTRDQLNFQVDGLVVKLDNFHFYDQLGFTSKFPRWALAYKFKPKFVQTKLRGVLVTVGRTGKINYTAQLDPVNLEGTVVSAATLHNFDYIKEKDIRLNDTVIIYKAGEIIPKVLEVCLPLRTAANQPIPEQTHCPACQAPLVQYKDEVDQYCTNERCDQRNLEAINYFVSKTAMDIQGLSIQTISKLYENNLVRSVVDLYHLKEHKAAVLALELKIGEVLFNKLISSIEQSKTKGMARLLTGLGIKHVGQVLAKSLTKHFENIDALQSASMETLLELPDVGPTVAESLFNWFHNDNNLQLLAALKAVGVQMDALKSNTNFDTASIYFQKSFVITGSFPISRDTIKNLLANKYDCRFTNNVTSKVDFVLAGIKATPRKLEQAKALNIPIINEPIWT; from the coding sequence ATGGCAAAGGTCGCACAAATTCGAGCAATAGTTGAACAGTTAAAACGCTATGATTACCATTACTATGTTTTGGACGATCCGCTGGTCAGTGACTTTGAATACGACCAGTTATACAAACAGCTGCAAGCGTTGGAGCAAGCCCATCCTGAGTTAATCCAACCCGATTCACCAACCCAACGTGTTGGGGGAATTGTAGTGGAAGCATTTAATAAGTTTCCTCACCAAAATCCAATGCTTTCCCTAGACAATGCCTTCGACACAGCAACAATTGCTAGTTTTATTGCCAACATTAACAACTTAACTGGAGTGCAAAACCGCTTTGTGGTGGAACCCAAAATTGATGGTGTAAGCATCTCTTTAACTTACGAAAACGGATTGTTAACTCGGGCTTTAACCCGCGGTGATGGACTTGTGGGTGAGGATGTTTTGAGTAATGTTAAAACGATTAAGAGCATTCCCCTAACGATTCCTTTTCACAAACAGGTGGAAATCCGCGGTGAGATCTTTGTCGATAAAAAAACATTTGCGCAAATTAACGAGAATTTAGCAAAACCGTTTGCCAATGCCCGCAATTTAGCAGCAGGTACACTACGGAACCTCAACAGTGAGGTGAGTGCCAAGCGCAAACTTAAGGCCTTCTTTTACTTTGTTCCCAACGCCTTAACTTTGGGTTGTAGGAGTCAAAGTGCCGTGTTAGCACAGTTAAAGCAGTGAAACTTTCCAGTGTCCAAAGCGGTGGCTAGCTTTGATCGACCCGAAGCATTAATTGAGTACCTCGATCAGTTTGACCAAACACGTGATCAGTTGAACTTCCAAGTCGATGGCCTAGTGGTTAAACTAGATAACTTTCACTTTTACGACCAGTTAGGGTTTACTAGTAAGTTTCCCCGTTGGGCGTTGGCGTACAAGTTTAAACCGAAGTTTGTCCAAACCAAACTGCGTGGTGTCTTGGTAACAGTGGGACGCACTGGCAAGATTAACTATACCGCGCAGTTAGATCCAGTTAACTTAGAGGGGACAGTAGTATCAGCAGCCACACTGCATAACTTTGACTACATTAAGGAGAAGGACATTCGTTTAAACGATACAGTGATAATTTACAAAGCGGGGGAAATTATCCCTAAGGTATTGGAGGTGTGTTTACCGTTAAGAACAGCAGCGAATCAACCGATTCCCGAACAAACCCACTGTCCGGCATGTCAAGCCCCGTTAGTGCAGTATAAGGATGAGGTAGATCAGTACTGTACCAATGAACGTTGTGACCAGCGTAACCTTGAAGCGATTAATTACTTTGTGTCCAAAACGGCTATGGACATCCAGGGGCTAAGTATCCAGACCATTAGTAAGCTGTATGAAAATAACTTAGTGCGCAGCGTCGTTGATTTATACCACTTAAAGGAGCACAAAGCCGCGGTGTTAGCCTTGGAACTTAAAATTGGTGAAGTGCTGTTCAATAAACTAATCAGCAGCATCGAACAGTCCAAAACCAAGGGGATGGCACGCTTGTTAACTGGGCTTGGCATTAAACATGTGGGGCAAGTGTTAGCCAAAAGCTTAACGAAGCACTTTGAAAACATCGATGCCTTACAATCCGCCAGTATGGAAACACTGTTAGAACTCCCTGATGTGGGACCGACTGTGGCAGAATCGTTGTTTAACTGGTTTCACAATGACAATAACTTACAGCTGTTAGCTGCACTTAAAGCAGTTGGAGTGCAAATGGATGCTTTAAAGAGCAACACTAACTTTGACACCGCGAGCATTTACTTTCAAAAGAGTTTTGTTATTACTGGCAGCTTTCCAATTAGTCGCGATACCATTAAAAACTTGCTCGCCAATAAGTATGATTGTCGTTTTACAAATAACGTCACTAGTAAAGTTGATTTTGTGTTAGCTGGCATTAAGGCTACACCTCGTAAACTTGAACAAGCTAAAGCCCTCAATATTCCCATTATTAATGAACCAATTTGAACCTAA
- a CDS encoding MPN359 family protein, translating to MHYSYSFKEYIERFAKKVNSIDSEYFEFSSYIERMRTVFGLLIALICFSNVLCFLFIATWFSTKGFGQHYRALIFTLFIPFVTSLLANIIFINLNRAFREYFKISSKSRSFLVICAFSSLPIVNIWLMLWWVAMIKRFTSNYAFAIFDKYNGLTSGVFIFDFADNVNFEGKLVSFDNTKDTNRDFVHFYSEAKLKRDKITLQTNPIPHERMYVNRMYYQQKLSMGANQNSPSTAFANLKRYVEHKQQKIIKIKQFILT from the coding sequence ATGCATTACAGTTACAGCTTTAAAGAATACATCGAACGGTTTGCCAAAAAGGTTAATTCGATTGACAGCGAGTACTTCGAATTTTCCTCTTACATAGAGCGCATGCGCACTGTGTTTGGTTTACTGATTGCACTGATATGCTTTAGTAACGTTCTCTGTTTTCTTTTTATTGCAACTTGGTTTAGCACAAAGGGATTTGGTCAACACTACCGGGCGTTAATATTTACCTTGTTTATTCCCTTTGTCACTTCACTTTTAGCCAACATTATCTTCATTAACCTTAATCGCGCTTTTCGCGAATACTTTAAGATCAGCAGTAAAAGCCGTTCTTTTTTGGTAATCTGTGCCTTCTCCTCATTACCGATTGTGAACATCTGGCTAATGTTGTGGTGAGTAGCGATGATTAAGCGCTTTACTAGTAACTATGCCTTTGCTATCTTTGATAAGTACAACGGTTTGACTAGTGGTGTGTTTATCTTTGACTTTGCTGATAATGTCAATTTTGAGGGTAAACTAGTGAGCTTTGACAATACCAAGGACACCAACCGTGACTTTGTCCACTTTTACAGTGAGGCCAAACTTAAACGCGATAAAATTACGCTACAAACGAATCCAATTCCACACGAAAGGATGTATGTTAACCGCATGTACTATCAGCAAAAGCTCAGTATGGGTGCTAACCAAAACAGCCCTTCAACGGCATTTGCTAACTTAAAGCGGTATGTGGAACATAAACAGCAAAAAATTATCAAGATTAAGCAGTTTATCTTGACCTAA
- the rpmE gene encoding 50S ribosomal protein L31 → MKKDFHFPSQSVSFKCASCSNSFTIESTLKQKEITIDICGKCHPFYIGELTKQTVHGRAEKLSGKFNAGKAFLENKTPKKAKGKTEEYTKHRSLNEL, encoded by the coding sequence ATGAAAAAAGATTTTCATTTTCCAAGCCAATCCGTTAGCTTCAAGTGTGCTTCTTGCAGCAATAGTTTCACCATTGAATCAACCCTAAAACAAAAAGAAATTACGATTGATATTTGTGGTAAATGTCACCCGTTTTACATTGGTGAATTAACCAAACAAACAGTCCACGGTCGTGCGGAAAAGCTTTCTGGAAAGTTCAATGCTGGCAAAGCCTTTTTAGAGAATAAAACTCCTAAAAAAGCGAAAGGCAAAACAGAAGAATATACCAAACACCGTTCTTTAAACGAACTGTAG
- the prfA gene encoding peptide chain release factor 1 yields MEFDKQFFSSVEKIVELAEQLEKDLNKPDLTFEQIKAINKELKHKQPLVVKFKEFKRLIDQALEAEAILENNELKELHDEAKKELERVRSVVPEYEEALKLLLLPIDENNQKNVIVELRPAAGGDESCIFLADLFNMYRNFCTNKGWKLQINEMIPSSVGLNFVSFEVNGVDVFAKLKFESGVHRVQRVPATESKGRVHTSTVTVAVLPQLEAVEVHINPADLRVDTYRASGAGGQHVNRTESAVRITHLPTGIVVSCQEGKSQFTNRDTAMKMLRAKLWEKAQNEQLSTQAGLRKSQVGSGDRAEKIRTYNYPQNRVTDHRIKLTVNKLNTIILGDLDEIIEALQADEKKQQLENFFS; encoded by the coding sequence GTGGAGTTTGACAAGCAGTTCTTTTCTAGTGTTGAAAAGATTGTTGAACTTGCTGAACAACTCGAAAAGGACTTAAATAAACCCGATTTGACCTTTGAACAGATCAAAGCGATCAACAAGGAACTGAAACATAAACAACCCTTAGTTGTTAAATTCAAAGAATTTAAACGGCTCATAGATCAAGCTTTGGAAGCGGAGGCCATTTTGGAAAACAACGAGCTCAAGGAGCTACATGATGAGGCCAAAAAAGAGCTGGAACGGGTGCGCAGTGTTGTCCCTGAATACGAAGAAGCGTTAAAACTGTTGTTATTACCAATTGATGAGAATAACCAGAAAAACGTGATTGTAGAGCTTCGTCCCGCTGCTGGTGGGGATGAATCGTGCATCTTTTTAGCTGATTTATTCAATATGTACCGCAACTTTTGTACTAACAAGGGTTGAAAGTTGCAAATTAACGAAATGATCCCATCCAGTGTCGGGTTAAACTTCGTTTCCTTTGAAGTTAATGGTGTCGATGTGTTTGCCAAGCTCAAGTTTGAATCTGGCGTACACCGGGTACAACGCGTACCCGCTACTGAATCCAAGGGGAGAGTACACACTTCAACCGTTACGGTTGCTGTTTTACCACAACTAGAAGCGGTTGAAGTTCATATTAACCCAGCTGATCTTAGAGTAGATACCTACCGTGCTTCGGGTGCTGGGGGTCAACACGTTAACCGGACTGAAAGTGCAGTGCGGATTACCCATTTACCAACTGGCATAGTAGTTTCGTGTCAAGAGGGTAAATCACAATTTACTAACCGTGATACGGCAATGAAGATGCTACGTGCTAAACTGTGGGAAAAAGCGCAGAACGAACAGTTATCAACCCAAGCAGGTTTGCGTAAAAGTCAGGTTGGGTCGGGTGATCGTGCCGAAAAGATCCGCACATATAACTATCCCCAAAACCGGGTCACAGACCACCGCATTAAACTTACCGTCAATAAGCTTAACACGATTATTTTAGGTGACCTTGATGAAATTATTGAAGCGTTGCAGGCAGATGAAAAGAAACAACAACTAGAGAACTTTTTCAGTTAA
- a CDS encoding methyltransferase translates to MNLYELFLNQKLLYGTDPHFNGVFLTLLEKFGLHFKDLTALWKHAKTITDFDEQGIVNALKAYFVDQLPLPYITGSVKLGSLTFKTQPGVFIPRADSLALLKVVKAQNLKTAVDLCCGSGTLAIALKKRFPHLNVYGSDLNPQALQLAAQNARLNMVEVQWIEADFLAALAQVNTPIDLIITNPPYLNESQLDQTLNHEPRNSLVADGNGILFYQKLYNFLLGNRQVKQVILECSPTQKKEFLALFSIFKTSEIYTSHKQFIGLSIDNTKLPVLKIAQTKQIKALLDKGMTAIIPTDTQIGLMSYCQQDLDHIKQRDPNKHYVQFLAPSQINQLPKQLQKLAKLFWPGAYTFIVDGQSYRLPNSPQLLKLLKTVGLIYCTSANQAKQKPFGKLSAYQNDPYWVQQNCFIVQNSFKSNNEPSLIYNLDTKQIVRGSSTQLQRFQALLAKHKLRH, encoded by the coding sequence ATGAACTTGTATGAACTTTTCTTGAACCAAAAGCTGCTGTATGGCACCGATCCGCACTTTAACGGTGTTTTTCTCACCCTATTAGAAAAGTTTGGTCTGCACTTTAAGGATTTAACAGCACTGTGAAAGCACGCTAAAACAATTACTGACTTTGACGAACAGGGAATTGTTAATGCTTTAAAAGCTTACTTTGTCGATCAACTACCCTTACCCTATATTACCGGGAGTGTTAAGCTAGGTTCATTAACTTTTAAAACTCAACCTGGCGTCTTTATTCCTCGTGCCGACAGTTTAGCGCTTTTAAAGGTAGTCAAAGCACAAAACCTTAAAACCGCGGTTGACCTTTGCTGTGGAAGCGGTACGTTAGCAATTGCGCTAAAAAAGCGTTTTCCTCACTTAAATGTTTATGGTAGTGACCTCAACCCCCAAGCATTGCAGTTAGCGGCGCAAAATGCCCGTTTGAATATGGTTGAAGTGCAGTGAATTGAAGCTGATTTTTTAGCTGCTCTAGCACAGGTAAACACACCTATTGATCTCATTATTACCAATCCACCCTATTTAAACGAAAGTCAGTTAGATCAAACTTTAAACCACGAACCGCGCAACAGTTTAGTGGCTGATGGTAACGGAATTTTGTTTTACCAAAAGCTGTATAACTTTTTATTGGGTAACCGCCAAGTTAAACAAGTGATACTGGAGTGCTCACCAACCCAGAAAAAAGAGTTTTTAGCATTATTTAGCATTTTTAAAACTAGTGAAATTTACACAAGCCACAAGCAATTCATCGGTTTGAGTATTGACAACACTAAACTACCAGTCTTAAAAATTGCGCAAACCAAGCAAATTAAAGCACTGCTAGACAAGGGGATGACGGCCATTATCCCCACCGACACGCAAATAGGATTAATGAGTTATTGCCAACAAGATTTAGACCACATTAAACAACGCGATCCCAACAAGCACTACGTCCAGTTTTTAGCACCTAGTCAAATTAACCAGTTACCCAAACAATTACAAAAGCTAGCCAAACTGTTTTGACCAGGTGCTTACACCTTTATTGTAGATGGACAGAGCTATCGTCTACCCAACAGCCCACAGCTGTTAAAGCTCTTAAAAACGGTTGGTTTAATTTACTGTACCAGTGCTAATCAAGCTAAACAAAAACCATTTGGCAAGTTAAGCGCTTACCAGAACGATCCTTACTGAGTGCAGCAGAACTGTTTTATTGTGCAAAACAGCTTTAAAAGTAATAACGAACCGTCCTTAATTTACAACTTGGATACGAAGCAAATTGTTCGTGGTAGTTCAACCCAATTACAACGTTTCCAAGCGTTACTAGCAAAACACAAATTAAGACACTAA
- a CDS encoding P68 family surface lipoprotein, translated as MKFKYGATLFSGFLGLSAILAACGAKGKFDQVDDGKIVLASSLTSKNAANALQAVVEKYNQVKGGNDYPIEITQITGGYDGGRGNLQTKLSVKDKTTFYNLILNYPDLVSTLGRVGMELPLDNVDLSKLSPNFLKFNERISGVAKKANYAIPVSLSTEVLALNGPVLHYILNSAKGGNETAVTQRTASTNQQNTLQNSLKINESDPITKELWEKIQKAAETNGKAKEQGKSKKQGTEKTTTLTLLKTESSQQSNTTKDGKATSDEAIKKTWGDYQKVENGLKGYTFKASVFENWHELLDFSARIARSFTNIHTKETKKGTDIQGVLGIDSTPNALFTSVFAAGGGNYDNFFYKVQDGRADFSNFKNKETSYQNLQKVFSDYKELIDKNGLFVNKGGSYSSNFQKFHQLAYSISSTSGFFYSFAGNSAKRLKFDDGNFIEFPRFTQPVKAPNKTTQSGGENNNKSENNLLGTFEIEDKSKKRESVESSEKSSSGTQSKSKKGKSMKTIYLYKAQIPEGKNKGDNAILITNQTVIDKLEKAAKEDGKSGTQVSTVASKSTTKENQENKIIGYTSTDNLREDNKNIFDIDDLNDEKYDRKIIVSATEEVLEQSNTLQSEEAVVLPALAKYKASDSTKIAITQEPNLIGIHANEKENEETRKFVNWFLNSEQTWESKKYSKNKQNSNEKRTPAQFFADSASYILPLKKTFDNANKKEDQSKANNKTNSQRTNTYIEKALEIFKGISQNQITSYSDPSDFRSGRFRDGIGSNFNAVVNSKVDFNKFINNFIASLGFDI; from the coding sequence ATGAAATTTAAGTATGGTGCTACCCTTTTTAGTGGCTTTTTAGGGCTTTCAGCGATCCTAGCTGCTTGTGGTGCAAAGGGTAAATTTGACCAAGTTGATGATGGCAAAATTGTGTTAGCCTCTTCATTAACTTCTAAAAATGCCGCTAATGCTCTACAAGCTGTGGTGGAAAAATACAACCAGGTTAAGGGTGGCAATGATTATCCTATTGAAATTACCCAAATTACCGGTGGTTATGACGGTGGACGTGGTAACTTACAAACCAAACTTAGCGTTAAAGACAAAACGACCTTTTACAACCTCATCTTAAACTATCCCGACTTAGTTTCCACCCTAGGACGTGTTGGGATGGAACTGCCACTAGACAACGTTGATCTCTCCAAGTTATCACCTAACTTTTTGAAGTTCAACGAACGCATTAGCGGTGTAGCCAAAAAGGCCAATTACGCCATTCCCGTATCACTTTCAACTGAAGTTTTAGCTTTAAATGGACCGGTATTACACTATATCTTGAACAGCGCGAAGGGTGGTAATGAAACAGCTGTAACACAAAGAACTGCTAGCACAAACCAACAAAATACACTTCAAAATTCGTTAAAAATTAACGAAAGCGACCCCATAACCAAAGAGCTTTGAGAAAAAATTCAAAAGGCTGCTGAAACTAATGGAAAGGCTAAAGAACAAGGTAAAAGTAAGAAACAAGGCACAGAGAAAACTACCACTCTAACATTACTTAAAACTGAATCTAGTCAACAATCTAACACCACTAAAGATGGTAAAGCTACAAGCGATGAAGCAATTAAGAAAACTTGAGGTGATTACCAAAAGGTGGAGAATGGCCTTAAGGGTTATACCTTTAAAGCTAGTGTCTTTGAAAACTGGCATGAACTGCTCGATTTTTCCGCAAGGATAGCTAGATCATTTACTAATATTCACACCAAAGAAACCAAAAAGGGAACGGACATTCAAGGTGTACTTGGGATTGACAGTACACCTAACGCCTTATTTACTTCAGTATTTGCTGCAGGTGGTGGTAACTATGACAACTTCTTTTATAAGGTGCAAGATGGTCGGGCTGACTTTAGTAACTTTAAAAATAAGGAAACCTCTTACCAAAACTTACAAAAAGTATTTAGCGATTATAAGGAGTTAATTGATAAAAACGGTTTGTTTGTCAATAAGGGTGGCTCTTACTCTTCTAACTTCCAGAAGTTCCACCAATTAGCTTACAGTATTTCTTCCACTTCAGGTTTCTTTTATTCGTTTGCTGGTAACAGTGCTAAACGCTTAAAGTTTGATGACGGTAACTTTATTGAGTTTCCGCGCTTCACTCAACCAGTTAAAGCGCCTAATAAAACAACTCAAAGTGGTGGAGAAAATAACAATAAAAGTGAAAATAATCTTCTTGGAACTTTTGAAATAGAAGACAAAAGCAAAAAGCGCGAAAGCGTTGAATCTAGTGAAAAATCAAGTTCTGGGACTCAATCCAAAAGCAAGAAAGGTAAAAGTATGAAAACCATTTACCTTTATAAAGCACAAATTCCAGAAGGAAAAAACAAAGGTGATAATGCCATCTTAATTACTAACCAAACTGTTATTGATAAACTAGAAAAAGCTGCTAAAGAAGACGGTAAAAGTGGAACTCAAGTTTCAACTGTTGCAAGTAAATCAACAACTAAAGAGAACCAAGAAAACAAAATAATTGGTTACACATCGACTGATAACCTTCGTGAAGACAATAAGAACATTTTCGATATCGATGATCTTAACGATGAAAAATATGACCGTAAGATTATTGTTAGTGCTACTGAAGAAGTATTGGAACAATCTAACACTTTACAGAGTGAAGAAGCAGTTGTTCTACCGGCACTTGCTAAATATAAAGCTAGTGATTCCACAAAAATAGCAATCACTCAAGAACCTAACCTAATTGGTATCCATGCTAACGAAAAGGAAAATGAGGAAACACGTAAGTTTGTTAATTGGTTTTTAAACAGTGAGCAAACTTGGGAATCCAAGAAATACAGTAAAAATAAGCAAAACTCCAACGAAAAGAGAACTCCTGCACAATTCTTTGCTGATTCCGCGTCTTACATTCTACCCTTAAAGAAAACCTTCGATAATGCCAACAAAAAAGAAGATCAAAGTAAGGCCAATAACAAGACTAATAGCCAAAGAACTAACACCTATATCGAAAAGGCATTAGAAATTTTTAAAGGAATTAGCCAAAACCAAATAACAAGTTACAGTGATCCAAGCGACTTTAGAAGTGGTCGCTTCCGCGATGGTATTGGTTCTAACTTTAATGCAGTAGTAAATTCCAAAGTGGATTTCAATAAATTTATTAATAACTTTATTGCTAGTCTAGGTTTTGACATCTAA
- a CDS encoding DUF16 domain-containing protein: MKEKIPFYNEKEFHYMMKKTKKGTFSGWYIINPENNSVEFSGSFNRQFKLNKPVIPVNTEYVTRKEFNEYKDSNDQRLTKIENKIDKLEIKVDKLKKKVDKLEVKVDKLVETVNAQGEDLNNFKVEVRGTLQSQGETLQLILQTLQDMSKRLDSVEGRLDSMDGRLDSMETRLDKIDPLK, encoded by the coding sequence ATGAAAGAGAAAATTCCGTTTTATAACGAAAAAGAATTCCATTACATGATGAAAAAGACCAAAAAAGGCACTTTTTCGGGATGATACATCATTAATCCAGAAAACAACAGTGTGGAATTCTCTGGCAGTTTCAACAGACAATTTAAACTTAACAAACCGGTTATACCAGTGAACACAGAATACGTAACGCGTAAAGAGTTCAACGAGTACAAAGACTCAAACGACCAACGACTTACAAAGATTGAAAATAAGATCGATAAGCTTGAAATTAAAGTTGATAAGCTAAAGAAGAAAGTCGATAAGCTGGAAGTTAAGGTTGATAAACTAGTCGAAACTGTTAATGCTCAAGGAGAAGATCTTAACAACTTCAAAGTTGAAGTGAGAGGAACACTTCAAAGCCAAGGCGAAACCCTGCAATTAATTTTGCAAACGCTACAAGACATGAGTAAGCGGCTTGATTCTGTTGAAGGACGTTTAGACTCTATGGATGGTCGTCTCGATTCAATGGAAACTCGTTTGGACAAAATCGATCCGCTAAAATAG
- a CDS encoding lipoprotein, with protein MRKKKFLSKVSFGSLFLLCGTVLSACTGIQADLRNLIKEATGKDIDVYKAIKTTEGKKNMITSLKKSYKVNPKDTTKLLLDAWKQSAEKSELGIPDFDFDDVIYPASKDPFTMERKIEYFQMTYQSFKDLSIEAKLSYTFNWFGDYSSGDFTAKKGDKHYFDLFLKIKSNSDPGKQFTTEKFLTKEEKIKVNGKEITRNLEWIEFSASLSFSLKGKDDVSEKSVNKFLSTFANNTEGYSSDINLFIYLEYLIK; from the coding sequence ATGCGCAAAAAGAAGTTTTTGTCAAAGGTTTCCTTTGGTTCTTTATTTTTGTTATGTGGAACAGTTTTAAGCGCCTGTACTGGTATCCAAGCAGATCTTAGAAATCTTATTAAAGAAGCCACCGGTAAAGACATTGATGTGTATAAAGCAATTAAAACTACAGAAGGCAAAAAGAACATGATAACTTCTCTAAAGAAGTCTTACAAAGTTAATCCGAAAGATACAACAAAATTGTTGTTAGACGCCTGAAAACAAAGTGCGGAAAAGAGCGAATTAGGTATTCCAGATTTTGATTTTGACGATGTAATTTATCCCGCAAGCAAGGATCCTTTTACGATGGAGCGAAAGATTGAATATTTCCAGATGACATACCAAAGTTTTAAGGATTTGTCAATTGAAGCTAAGTTGAGCTATACCTTTAATTGGTTTGGAGATTATTCTTCAGGTGATTTCACTGCTAAGAAAGGTGACAAGCATTATTTTGATCTTTTCCTTAAAATTAAATCTAATTCTGATCCAGGAAAACAATTTACTACAGAAAAATTTCTTACTAAAGAAGAAAAAATTAAAGTTAATGGAAAAGAAATTACAAGAAATTTAGAGTGAATTGAGTTTAGCGCTTCACTTAGCTTTTCATTAAAAGGCAAAGATGATGTTAGTGAAAAAAGTGTGAACAAATTTTTAAGTACCTTTGCTAATAATACAGAAGGCTATTCATCAGATATTAATCTCTTCATTTACTTGGAATATTTAATTAAGTAA